The proteins below are encoded in one region of Bombus terrestris chromosome 7, iyBomTerr1.2, whole genome shotgun sequence:
- the LOC100646907 gene encoding SH3 domain-containing kinase-binding protein 1 isoform X1, producing MEAIVEYNYEAQEPDELTLKKGDVITEIKVMLGGWWEGTLRDKRGMFPDNFVKVLEPLSSGTVGSTGSGGSEGAGSAKSEDVSLKNGGSKRRFCKVLFNYEPCNKDELTLVPQDSIEFLGEVEEGWWRGRLKGRVGVFPSNFVSPPVYEESDKHKDQESRRLCKVLFPYEAANIDELTLNEGDIITLLSTNASDKGWWIGELNGQVGLFPDNFVEVINVPSDHQDHEQKLKASMKSITKHSHQIKKNGKVHTRKSLDVKDLHADVTKKTISTGASSTTLTSPGIGGSGGERKNISGHSITSNLKRLVADVGTNNGNGNTNIALGEELDGVERGEGAPLSHLTASRAKAPHRRPPSSQRLRRHVTGPPITTTTTTPEDNLANGNADIILEQLREEEPEGLAAKARRKAPWVEELKLNQLERRKIVSVDRIDKSEEKKERPSSRVLMTTNVADCINKLEGESEECRLKDKGQSQKCDTSSHVEQISSTPGTPPAYVPFALYNQLLERVVALEEKQAMLQQTMGQILEQFVPPVSSINSPD from the exons atggaGGCAATTGTAGAATATAACTATGAAGCACAAGAACCTGATGAATTAACTTTAAAGAAAGGAGATGTTATTACTGAAATTAAAGTGATGTTAGGTGGTTGGTGGGAAGGAACTTTAAGAGATAAACGGGGCATGTTTCCTGATAATTTTGTCAAG GTATTGGAACCTTTATCAAGTGGAACGGTTGGAAGTACAGGAAGTGGAGGAAGCGAAGGAGCTGGTAGTGCTAAATCTGAAGATGTCTCCTTAAAAAACGGCGGATCTAAAAGACGATTTTGTAAAGTGCTTTTTAATTATGAACCATGTAATAAAGATGAACTAACTTTAGTACCCCAAGATTCTATAGAATTTTTGGGTGAAGTAGAAGAGGGATGGTGGAGAGGTAGACTTAAAGGCAGAGTTGGTGTTTTTCCATCAAATTTTGTTTCTCCTCCAGTTTATGAAGAATCTGATAAACACAAAGATCAAGAGAGCAGAAGGTTGTGTAAAGTACTTTTTCCTTATGAAGCTGCTAATATAGATGAATTGACATTAAACGAAGGAGATATAATAACTCTTCTATCCACAAATGCTTCAGATAAG GGATGGTGGATAGGAGAATTAAATGGCCAAGTAGGCTTATTTCCTGATAATTTTGTTGAAGTAATAAATGTTCCATCCGATCATCAAGATCATGAACAAAAACTTAAGGCATCTATGAAGTCCATTACAAAACATTCTcatcaaataaaaaagaatggaaaagtgCACACTAGAAAAAGTTTGGATGTAAAAGATCTACATGCAG ATGTAACTAAGAAAACCATATCAACAGGAGCATCTTCTACGACATTAACTTCTCCAGGAATTGGAGGAAGTGGtggagaaaggaaaaatataagTGGACATTCAATTACCTCGAATTTAAAACGTCTTGTAGCTGATGTTGGAACTAATAATGGTAATGGAAATACAAATATAGCTCTGGGTGAAGAATTAGATGGTGTAGAACGAGGAGAAGGTGCACCGCTTTCGCATTTAACAGCTTCTCGAGCTAAAGCACCCCATCGACGTCCACCTTCTTCACAACGTTTAAGACGCCACGTTACTGGACCACCAATTACCACAACCACTACGACACCT GAAGATAATTTAGCAAACGGTAATGCAGACATTATATTAGAACAATTACGGGAAGAAGAACCTGAAGGTTTGGCTGCAAAAGCAAGAAGAAAAGCACCTTGG GTAGAGGAATTAAAATTGAACCAATTGGAAAGGAGAAAGATTGTGTCGGTGGATCGTATTGATAAAtccgaagaaaaaaaagaacgtccCAGTTCACG AGTATTAATGACGACAAATGTTGCTGATTGTATTAATAAATTGGAAGGGGAAAGTGAAGAATGTAGACTGAAGGATAAAGGTCAAAGCCAGAAATGTGACACATCTTCACATGTTGAACAAATCTCATCTACTCCTGGGACTCCTCCTGCTTATGTTCCATTTGCGCTTTACAATCAACTACTAGAAAGG GTTGTTGCCTTAGAAGAAAAGCAAGCAATGTTACAACAAACAATGGGACAAATTTTGGAACAATTTGTACCTCCTGTCTCTTCAATCAACAGCCCTGATTAA
- the LOC100646907 gene encoding SH3 domain-containing kinase-binding protein 1 isoform X2, translating to MEAIVEYNYEAQEPDELTLKKGDVITEIKVMLGGWWEGTLRDKRGMFPDNFVKVLEPLSSGTVGSTGSGGSEGAGSAKSEDVSLKNGGSKRRFCKVLFNYEPCNKDELTLVPQDSIEFLGEVEEGWWRGRLKGRVGVFPSNFVSPPVYEESDKHKDQESRRLCKVLFPYEAANIDELTLNEGDIITLLSTNASDKGWWIGELNGQVGLFPDNFVEVINVPSDHQDHEQKLKASMKSITKHSHQIKKNGKVHTRKSLDVKDLHAGASSTTLTSPGIGGSGGERKNISGHSITSNLKRLVADVGTNNGNGNTNIALGEELDGVERGEGAPLSHLTASRAKAPHRRPPSSQRLRRHVTGPPITTTTTTPEDNLANGNADIILEQLREEEPEGLAAKARRKAPWVEELKLNQLERRKIVSVDRIDKSEEKKERPSSRVLMTTNVADCINKLEGESEECRLKDKGQSQKCDTSSHVEQISSTPGTPPAYVPFALYNQLLERVVALEEKQAMLQQTMGQILEQFVPPVSSINSPD from the exons atggaGGCAATTGTAGAATATAACTATGAAGCACAAGAACCTGATGAATTAACTTTAAAGAAAGGAGATGTTATTACTGAAATTAAAGTGATGTTAGGTGGTTGGTGGGAAGGAACTTTAAGAGATAAACGGGGCATGTTTCCTGATAATTTTGTCAAG GTATTGGAACCTTTATCAAGTGGAACGGTTGGAAGTACAGGAAGTGGAGGAAGCGAAGGAGCTGGTAGTGCTAAATCTGAAGATGTCTCCTTAAAAAACGGCGGATCTAAAAGACGATTTTGTAAAGTGCTTTTTAATTATGAACCATGTAATAAAGATGAACTAACTTTAGTACCCCAAGATTCTATAGAATTTTTGGGTGAAGTAGAAGAGGGATGGTGGAGAGGTAGACTTAAAGGCAGAGTTGGTGTTTTTCCATCAAATTTTGTTTCTCCTCCAGTTTATGAAGAATCTGATAAACACAAAGATCAAGAGAGCAGAAGGTTGTGTAAAGTACTTTTTCCTTATGAAGCTGCTAATATAGATGAATTGACATTAAACGAAGGAGATATAATAACTCTTCTATCCACAAATGCTTCAGATAAG GGATGGTGGATAGGAGAATTAAATGGCCAAGTAGGCTTATTTCCTGATAATTTTGTTGAAGTAATAAATGTTCCATCCGATCATCAAGATCATGAACAAAAACTTAAGGCATCTATGAAGTCCATTACAAAACATTCTcatcaaataaaaaagaatggaaaagtgCACACTAGAAAAAGTTTGGATGTAAAAGATCTACATGCAG GAGCATCTTCTACGACATTAACTTCTCCAGGAATTGGAGGAAGTGGtggagaaaggaaaaatataagTGGACATTCAATTACCTCGAATTTAAAACGTCTTGTAGCTGATGTTGGAACTAATAATGGTAATGGAAATACAAATATAGCTCTGGGTGAAGAATTAGATGGTGTAGAACGAGGAGAAGGTGCACCGCTTTCGCATTTAACAGCTTCTCGAGCTAAAGCACCCCATCGACGTCCACCTTCTTCACAACGTTTAAGACGCCACGTTACTGGACCACCAATTACCACAACCACTACGACACCT GAAGATAATTTAGCAAACGGTAATGCAGACATTATATTAGAACAATTACGGGAAGAAGAACCTGAAGGTTTGGCTGCAAAAGCAAGAAGAAAAGCACCTTGG GTAGAGGAATTAAAATTGAACCAATTGGAAAGGAGAAAGATTGTGTCGGTGGATCGTATTGATAAAtccgaagaaaaaaaagaacgtccCAGTTCACG AGTATTAATGACGACAAATGTTGCTGATTGTATTAATAAATTGGAAGGGGAAAGTGAAGAATGTAGACTGAAGGATAAAGGTCAAAGCCAGAAATGTGACACATCTTCACATGTTGAACAAATCTCATCTACTCCTGGGACTCCTCCTGCTTATGTTCCATTTGCGCTTTACAATCAACTACTAGAAAGG GTTGTTGCCTTAGAAGAAAAGCAAGCAATGTTACAACAAACAATGGGACAAATTTTGGAACAATTTGTACCTCCTGTCTCTTCAATCAACAGCCCTGATTAA